In the Arachis ipaensis cultivar K30076 chromosome B10, Araip1.1, whole genome shotgun sequence genome, one interval contains:
- the LOC107623013 gene encoding oxysterol-binding protein-related protein 1D, whose translation MNPLCCIAPVSIDRDRANPVATKSPTHCQLGLDASVRTVNGGSKSSSSAPDSSHGGGDSLKSSSGGNRGEEEDLSTTTAEPRESKVFGGGNGVAGSVAGILYKWVNYGKGWRSRWFVLEDGVLSYYKIHGPDKIVVSPARDRSVRVIGEESSKFVKKNNWSLNRVAGVSGGNSTKQCKPFGEIHLKVSSVRASKSDDKRLSIFTGTKTLHLRCVSREDRAMWIEALQSTKDLFPRALTSSDLATPEDIVVSTEKLRSRLSEEGISEAVINDCESIMLSEVSYLQGKLKFLQQKHVMLLDTLKQLETEKIELETTVVDETKERESYCGQGNRRFSDFYSVMSEGSATDSVADNESQDGADVETDDDDGAFFDTNEFLCSDALRSASYRSREGMTNASIHDRDCLLSDGLHGFEKGIKDVSYPYVRRRDNLPEPKEKERPVGLWSIIKDNIGKDLSGVCLPVYRALEWGKQENDLMRILNVAAFAVSGYASTEGRQCKPFNPLLGETYEADYPDKGLRFFSEKVSHHPMVVACHCEGRGWKFWADSNLKGKFWGRSIQLDPVGVLTLQFEDGETFQWSKVTTSIYNIILGKIYCDHYGTMRIKGSGNYSCKLKFKEQSIIDRNPHQVHGFVQDNRTGEKVAMLIGKWDEAMYYVLGDPTTKPKGYDPMTEAALLWERDNCSTKTRYNLSPFAISLNEIMPGMIEKLPPTDSRLRPDQRHLENGEYELANAEKLRLEQLQRQARKMQERGWQPRWFQKNEDGSYRYKGGYWEAREKHSWDGIPDIFGQSCDLPSCSEDTIITLS comes from the exons ATGAATCCTTTGTGCTGCATTGCTCCGGTTTCGATCGATCGGGACAGGGCGAATCCCGTAGCTACGAAATCGCCAACTCACTGCCAGCTAGGGCTCGATGCGTCGGTCAGGACGGTGAACGGCGGCTCCAAATCGAGCTCCTCTGCGCCGGATTCCTCTCATGGCGGTGGCGATTCTCTGAAGTCGTCTTCCGGCGGGAACCGCGGCGAAGAGGAGGATTTGTCAACGACGACGGCGGAGCCCCGGGAGTCGAAGGTGTTCGGTGGCGGGAACGGAGTGGCCGGAAGCGTGGCCGGAATCTTGTACAAGTGGGTGAACTACGGGAAAGGGTGGAGGTCGAGGTGGTTCGTGCTGGAGGATGGAGTGCTTTCGTACTACAAGATTCATGGTCCGGATAAGATCGTGGTGAGCCCAGCGAGGGACCGGAGCGTGAGGGTGATCGGCGAGGAGTCATCGAAGTTCGTGAAGAAGAACAATTGGAGCCTGAATCGAGTAGCAGGAGTTAGTGGTGGCAACTCTACTAAGCAATGCAAGCCCTTCGGTGAGATACACTTGAAG GTTTCTTCGGTTCGGGCTAGCAAATCTGATGATAAGCGGCTATCCATATTTACCGGGACAAAAACTCTACACTTGAGGTGTGTATCTAGAGAAGACAGAGCTATGTGGATTGAGGCCCTGCAGTCCACGAAAGATCTTTTTCCTAGAGCTCTAACAAGTAGTGATCTTGCAACTCCAGAAGATATTGTAGTTTCGACTGAGAAGCTGCGATCTCGATTGTCAGAGGAAGGTATAAGTGAGGCAGTTATTAATGACTGCGAGTCTATTATGCTCTCCGAAGTCTCTTATCTTCAAGGCAAATTGAAGTTTCTTCAGCAGAAACATGTAATGTTGCTGGACACCTTAAAACAACTAGAG ACAGAGAAAATAGAGTTGGAAACTACTGTAGTGGATGAAACAAAGGAGCGTGAATCATATTGTGGACAAGGGAACAGAAGATTTAGTG ATTTCTATTCTGTCATGTCGGAGGGCAGTGCTACTGATTCAGTAGCTGATAATGAAAGTCAAGACGGAGCAGATGTTGaaactgatgatgatgatggtgcatTTTTTGACACAAATGAGTTTTTGTGTTCAGATGCCTTAAGAAGTGCTTCTTATCGAAGTAGGGAGGGTATGACAAATGCAAGCATACATGATAGAGATTGTTTACTTTCTGATGGTTTGCATGGGTTTGAGAAGGGAATCAAAGATGTAAGCTATCCATATGTCAGAAGAAGGGATAACTTACCAGAgccaaaagaaaaagagaggcCTGTTGGCTTGTGGTCAATTATTAAAGACAATATTGGGAAGGATCTTTCAGGAGTTTGTCTCCCTGTGTATAGGGCATTGGAATGGGGAAAGCAG GAGAATGATTTGATGAGAATCCTAAATGTTGCAGCTTTTGCTGTGTCCGGCTATGCATCCACTGAAGGTCGGCAGTGCAAACCTTTCAATCCTCTACTTGGGGAGACATATGAAGCTGACTATCCAGATAAAGGTCTGAGATTCTTCTCTGAAAAG GTTAGTCATCATCCCATGGTTGTTGCTTGTCACTGTGAGGGAAGAGGATGGAAGTTCTGGGCGGACTCTAACTTGAAAGGGAAATTCTGGGGGCGTTCTATTCAGTTAGATCCTGTGGGTGTCCTCACCCTACAGTTTGAGGATGGTGAAACATTTCAGTGGAGCAAGGTCACCACTTCAATTTACAATATCATACTAGGTAAAATTTATTGTGATCACTATGGTACAATGCGCATCAAGGGCAGTGGCAACTACTCTTGCAAACTGAAGTTCAAAGAGCAATCTATCATAGATCGAAACCCACACCAG GTCCATGGATTTGTTCAAGACAACAGAACCGGAGAGAAGGTAGCAATGTTGATTGGGAAATGGGACGAAGCAATGTACTATGTCCTTGGGGACCCAACTACAAAGCCAAAAGGTTATGATCCAATGACAGAAGCTGCATTATTGTGGGAAAGGGACAACTGCAGCACCAAGACAAGATACAACCTCTCTCCTTTTGCAATATCATTGAATGAAATAATGCCCGGCATGATAGAGAAGTTACCTCCCACTGACTCAAGGTTGAGACCCGATCAAAGACATTTAGAAAATGGAGAATATGAGTTGGCGAATGCAGAGAAATTAAGACTAGAACAGTTGCAGAGACAG GCAAGAAAGATGCAGGAAAGAGGATGGCAGCCTAGATGGTTTCAGAAGAATGAGGATGGGTCTTACCGATACAAGGGTGGCTATTGGGAAGCAAGAGAAAAGCATAGTTGGGATGGAATCCCTGATATATTTGGACAGAGTTGTGATTTACCTTCATGTTCTGAAGATACAATCATTACTCTGTCCTAA